The following proteins are encoded in a genomic region of Gouania willdenowi chromosome 6, fGouWil2.1, whole genome shotgun sequence:
- the LOC114464920 gene encoding cystine/glutamate transporter, with protein MKKADEQAVHLKRKIGLLPAVSFIIGTVVGSGIFIAPKGVLMNSGSVGLSLLVWALCGVLSLFGSLCYAELGTSFTKSGGHYTYLLETLGPLPAFLRIWAEFVFIRPAVASYVALAFGRYVVEPFFTPCEAPTVLIRLVSILGVTLVVVVNSLSVNMASRVQVTLTFIKMFALVLIIIPGVMALAKGRTENFQRGFEVDALTLDRLPLAFYNGLYAYGGWFYLNYVTEEVINPNRNIPLAVICSMVTVTVFYVLVNVAYYTIMTPAEILHSDAVAVMFADRALPGLTSVIPFLVALSCLGALNGGFFGVPRMLFVGAREGHWPSIFSMIHIRRHTPLPAVLFLYPLVVLMLMNGEIYNLINFASFSRWFFIALATTGMLVHRYRFPLHPRPFKVPLVIAVTFTVVSFFLVGLSLYSDPWNTGASCALTLTGVPVYYVIVHKNRLPRRCRRVYHYCSKQLQILLEVAQQEVQTY; from the exons TTGATGAACAGTGGCAGTGTGGGGCTGTCCCTGTTGGTGTGGGCGCTCTGTGGCGTGCTCTCACTCTTTG GCTCATTGTGTTACGCCGAGTTGGGAACAAGTTTTACAAAGTCGGGAGGTCACTACACTTACCTCCTGGAGACGCTGGGGCCACTGCCTGCCTTCCTCCGAATCTGGGCTGAGTTTGTTTTCATCCG ACCCGCTGTAGCGTCCTACGTGGCCTTAGCATTCGGACGTTATGTGGTGGAGCCCTTTTTCACACCCTGTGAAGCTCCTACGGTTCTCATAAGGCTCGTCAGCATCCTCGGAGTGA CGCTTGTCGTGGTTGTCAACTCCCTGAGCGTCAACATGGCCTCTCGCGTGCAAGTCACCCTGACTTTTATTAAGATGTTCGCGCTGGTCCTCATCATCATCCCTGGAGTCATGGCCTTGGCCAAAG GGAGGACCGAAAACTTTCAGAGAGGCTTCGAGGTGGATGCGCTCACGCTGGATCGGTTGCCGTTGGCGTTCTACAACGGCCTTTATGCTTATGGTGGCTG GTTCTATCTGAACTATGTCACAGAGGAGGTCATAAACCCCAACAG AAACATCCCACTGGCAGTAATCTGTTCTATGGTGACTGTCACAGTCTTCTATGTGCTTGTTAATGTTGCCTACTATACCATAATGACGCCTGCGGAGATTCTCCATTCCGATGCCGTTGCTGTT ATGTTTGCCGATCGAGCTCTTCCAGGACTCACTTCGGTGATTCCTTTCCTTGTCGCTCTGTCTTGTCTCGGTGCACTTAACGGCGGCTTCTTCGGGGTTCCAAGGATGCTGTTTGTCGGGGCGAGAGAGGGTCACTGGCCGTCCATCTTTTCCATGATTCACATCCGAAGACACACCCCTTTACCAGCTGTGCTGTTTCTG TACCCTTTGGTGGTGTTGATGTTGATGAACGGAGAGATCTACAATCTCATCAACTTTGCCTCCTTCTCTCGATGGTTCTTCATCGCCCTGGCGACCACGGGAATGCTCGTCCATCGGTATCGCTTCCCTCTCCACCCGAGACCCTTTAAG GTGCCTTTGGTCATCGCAGTGACCTTCACGGTGGTCTCCTTCTTCCTCGTTGGTCTTTCCCTGTACTCGGACCCCTGGAACACCGGCGCCAGCTGTGCTCTCACTCTGACAGGGGTTCCCGTGTACTACGTCATCGTTCATAAAAATCGACTTCCCAGAAGATGCAGACGAGTGTATC ACTATTGTAGCAAACAGCTGCAGATTCTTCTGGAAGTGGCTCAGCAGGAGGTCCAGACCTACTGA